A window of the Brassica napus cultivar Da-Ae chromosome A2, Da-Ae, whole genome shotgun sequence genome harbors these coding sequences:
- the LOC106394889 gene encoding uncharacterized protein LOC106394889, giving the protein MATPSPLPPTVNLWVVLTESKRIINAHSRHLLALSLLFLLPISFSITVYPSISRLIINQSSPSHTTFSLLKSHNDIDPNTVLLLLIAYIVFVTVFNLLSIGSITYSVFQGFYGRPVKLISAVKSSFTSFLPLLATLVSSNSIVFAILLILALAAFSLTRVIELIVPGLEVSYASTYFEALSAVVILIFIAIVIKLYVNWIVAWVVVVVESSYGLTPLKRSGSLVKGMESVSLSMIVVFSIAQSSLVWISNVTASDIGNGGKLWTNAVFVAQIVVTSALLTVSMMYNLAGTTVMYIYCKAVQGELAREIAEEFAREYVSLPFGDGKVPHVVCVAYNG; this is encoded by the coding sequence ATGGCGACACCATCTCCTCTTCCTCCAACGGTCAACCTCTGGGTGGTCTTAACagaatcaaaacggataataAACGCCCACTCACGCCACCTCCTAGCTCTctccctcctcttcctcctccccatctccttctccatcACCGTCTACCCCTCCATCTCCCGCCTCATCATCAACCAATCCTCCCCTTCTCACACCACCTTCTCCCTCCTCAAATCCCACAACGATATCGATCCCAACACCGTCCTCCTCCTTCTGATCGCTTACATCGTCTTCGTCACCGTCTTCAACCTCTTATCCATCGGATCAATCACCTACAGTGTCTTCCAAGGCTTCTACGGAAGGCCCGTGAAACTCATCTCCGCCGTGAAATCAAGCTTCACCTCGTTCCTCCCCCTCCTCGCTACCCTCGTCTCCTCCAACTCCATCGTCTTCGCGATCTTACTCATTCTAGCGCTTGCAGCCTTCTCGTTGACTCGAGTGATCGAGCTCATCGTCCCAGGTCTCGAAGTCAGTTACGCTTCGACTTACTTCGAAGCACTCTCCGCGGTTGTAATACTCATCTTTATTGCGATCGTGATAAAGCTCTATGTGAATTGGATCGTTGCGTGGGTCGTCGTTGTTGTTGAGTCATCTTATGGATTGACGCCGTTGAAGAGAAGTGGAAGCTTGGTCAAAGGCATGGAAAGCGTTTCTCTTTCTATGATCGTCGTCTTCAGCATAGCTCAATCGAGTCTTGTCTGGATCAGCAACGTAACCGCTTCCGACATTGGAAATGGCGGGAAACTGTGGACAAACGCTGTCTTCGTTGCCCAGATCGTGGTCACGTCTGCGTTACTAACGGTTTCGATGATGTACAATTTGGCGGGGACCACtgtgatgtatatatattgtaaagcTGTTCAGGGTGAACTTGCTCGGGAGATAGCTGAGGAGTTTGCGAGAGAGTATGTGAGTTTGCCTTTTGGTGATGGTAAAGTTCCTCACGTGGTGTGTGTAGCTTACAACGGATGA